caaaatgttattttctactaatgtattaattgaagaaattttaaaggaaaataaacaagaataaaattctataaaagtaatagttttattagaaataataaaGACCAACTTACATAAATAACTACATTTATAGGGTTAAGGAATACCAATAGctataattatgttatttgcAATAAATGACTACAATTTATATCATGTTTTTGTTGTATCTTTGtattgttttttgtattttttttatttattcattaatacATCTTTAAGTACAACAAACTAAATAAGGaattgactctaaaaataactCACTATCATTACATTAAATCATACGATGAGCAACTTCccataattaacttaataactAAAAACATACTTATTTAAAGACATATCAGATCATATTCTTTATCATGTCAATAAAAATTGTGATATATCATACTCAATTTTCTTGTTGTCTCCATATTTCTTATTCTGGCATCGTAAAggcattaataattttttttccattaattcaagtaattgtTGTGAGTAAACTGTTGAATTTGTGAATGAAGGTTAAGTATTTCGATTTTGAATAGGTGAACTACATAACAATAGATACACTAgttgttaaataaaaaatgaatacatCAATATAGAATAGAATTACTTCATTGTTGTTAAACACAAAAATGAATACGTTGGATACAACTATACTTGTATTCTCTAATCAACTTTTTACCTTCGATTTAGTACTTATATATACGTAGATATAATTGTATTCGTAATCAACTTTTTAACTTGTGCTTATATAACAATACAAGtatctatgtatataaatatggatACATTATACAAACGTGCAAAAAAAGATACAATTTGTGGGTATCAAACAGTATAAGTATGAATATACTAGACAAACGAGcaaaaaaatacaacttttgGGTATCAAACTGTATAAGTACGAGATAAATATGCGACTAAAAGATACCTGACggatacaaaaatacaaaaatcgtTATTACAGTGATGTAAAGTGTCttgaatttgaatgaatttGGGGGGAAACAGAAAATATGTAATGtatgaatattgatgaattttttttttgatgatggtaaacatgaaaaaaaatcacaaatgtGCCTTCCATAATTTATTAGGCATTCAATTATAATTACttttctatttaatatttatttgttacattatatatatataaaatatttatttgtataaaattaactttactattttaagtctaattatatccatataacatttaaaaaaacatagctatttttcttaaatatatatagatgTTTGTCATATTATGAAGTTATTCCAATAAAATATggtcaaaaagaaaagaaatagtacatttattatgaaaatgacaTTATTAGATTAAATTATTGACAATAAAAACATCTTTAGACCAAAGTATTAACTTATGACTAACTGATTTTATTAATTCTATCTCTTTTATAGTCGTACTTCATTAAATGCAGAAAGTGTTAGAGATTGGATCACAATAAATTATAGGAAAATTGTCAAATTCAACTCATCATCAGttactttatatttatgttatttagctaaaataaaattacaggTAATTGTAACAATAGTGTTATTTAATACTTTGTATTGAAGATTTTGCTATAAAAAGGTGTTCCATTTCCACCTTTTACACAAAACTCTTCAAAATCATCTATTCCCAGATCTTTGTAAGTAGTATTAGAATGAGTAGTAGGCAACGCAAAAAGTTTTTTTCCGaggaaattataattaaaatactgAATGGTCTGCCTTTGAAATCGCTAGCAAGGTGTTCAAGCGTATCAAAGAACTGGCGAAAGTACATTGCTGAAATTTACCGTTCTCGTCTCCAATGGCCCAAACCCTACCTATTTGGCTTCTTTTGTGAAGAGAAACGTTTGCGAAGCCGTTTCTTTTTCTCATCCAAGGAATCACCACTGTTAATTGGTAATAGTTTGGATGAGTCTGTCGATTTTATCGGTGAAAGAGTTTACATTGTTGCCTCTTCTAATGGTTTTCTCCTGTGCAATAAGCTTAGAAGTAGACAAAGGGTTTATTATGTCTATAATCCTGCCACAAGGCAGCGTTTTGATCTCCCAAGAACTCAAATCTCTATGAAGGATCCAATTGTTGGATGTATAGTAAAGGAGACCGATGAGTCTGTCTCATTTACTATAGTTCGTTATGAAGTAACTTCTCCAGTAAGTAGGATTAAGTTCCGGTTTCAGTATAGTTTAACAATTGAAAGTTACTCTTCAGAGACTAAAGAGTGGACTGCTAATTCGTTAATTGAGGATGTACCTTTTCCATTGTACCCTTCTAGGGATGAGATTTCGTCATCCTCGGCCGGTGTATTAGATGGAGTATTCTTTTGGCTAGATAATTATGGACAATGGATGACTGTTTATGATAGTGTAAACAAGGATTTTCGGGCTTTGGAATTGCCTGAACGGAGGACGGTGATCTATCCTGGTTATTGTTGCCTTGGATTATCAGGCGGGAAAATCTGTTTAGCATCGACTGGTTGGACAACCATCACTTGTTGGCAACTCAACAATTTTCCAAGTCGAGATGCAGTATGGGTTAGGAAGTATGCTGTAAATGTTGCATCTGTAGTTGAGAAATGTGAACAAGATTTTGGACTCGGGGGAGGTAGTTCTCTTGATAGGGAGCTTCGGAACATGATTTTTCATCCAGCACTTTCGCACATGTTGTATTTGCAAATAAGAAGCATGGTTATTTCATATGATTTGGAAATAAATACTGCtgaatttgtttatgattttggaGAAGCTTGGCGGAAGACAATACACTACAAATTGTTTTCCTATGAGTGGCCTCAATGGCCGCGTCTCCAGTAGGCTATCGACAGGTATTACATATTTGTTGTACAAAACAAATAGTTTTCCAATTTAAATGCCTCTTTCTCTTCCAATATAactgaattattttatttttctgtgTTTCAGTGTTTGAAGGAGACGTTCTTCGTTGACGATCGAATCCATTGATTGGTGCTGCTGTTATCTTtggaatattttaaatttctggCTTGGTGCTTTTAGTTTTAATAGATTTCTGCTTAAGTTGTTGTGCTTGTGGACAAGTAATTCAATAGATTTTACTTAGAGTAATTTGATCAGGCATGGTATTTAATAAGCTAGCCAGTAATTCAATACATTTTGCTTCTGCTAGAGGAATGTACTGatgtcttttttatatttatagacTTTTGAATTctctatatattttcttttctcgtACATAGATTTTGTTTATGCCTGGAAAAGTCCAAAAACATCTCTAATGTTCCCTGAAAATCTCTGAGAATTAGAAAATTGGAACGTAATTCCCCAACCCAAATGAAGTTAGATTATGCAATCACTATAATAAAAGTTTTCATTACCCTAAGGATTTACGCGGGGATATAATATAGTAAAATCCCCATGTAATTTGATTACATGCGAATTTTCTCGCAAAATTAAATTCGATGGAAAAGCCTTCGTAGATAACTCTTACCAGCAAATTTATACAAGCTCGAGGTAATTTACCTGGGGAATTTGTAGAATCCTCAGGTGTTTTACTTGCGGATTTATCCGCACTAACCATAAAAAAAGTCttgcaatttttttaacaaaattaagtataaaaacaaaatttcttgCTGATTTTCGTAAAAATATTTCCCAAGGGAGATCCCCAAGTAAATTCATAGGAGTTTGGaggtgaaattttttgaaacagaaggaaaataatttcttgCGAATATACATGAAAGTATTGCTCAAGATATTATCCTATCAAAAGAAACCCAAAAGAACCAACCAAAAACACAATTTACCTTATATCACTTTCATTCAACAAAAACCGATTTCATAATTCCTATGAAAAGAAACTCGCAAGATCAATACTTTATGATTCTTAAATAGGCAAAAACACAATACAACTCAAAATtccattttgaaatttgaaactcCAAAgagaaaaaggacaaatataacCTTGAAGAATCGTAAATGACATACAAATATCATTCGTCATACTTTTCGTTCATTATTACCCCTGCATTCCAAAAAGCAGTGCACATTTACCTCTCACTATAACGGAAAACTTATTTGGTACACGTGACACAATCCTACAGAGGAACCTGGTTTGACCAATTAATTAAACCCATATTTTAAATTCCACTTAACCCACCCGTATAACCCATCCATAAACCTAAAAAATCCCCAATTCCTCACACCTAAACTCACACAAACAAACCAAATAACCAAAAAATTTCTCATTTCTCCTTTATCTCGACATACCAagttcatcatcaattcatcattattttcGTTGATTCTTCGTGTTCCGGTCGATCCTTCGTAaatgttcttctttttttagttagttatttatcGATTATGCGACAATCAGAGAGATCAAGAAAAATTTTAGGCGACCAACTATTTCAATTCAGCTAAACCTAAACCcaaaatgtataattttttctaCAATTGATAACCTTAACCATACAACACATGATCAGTGGTAAACGAGAATGAACTTGTTTTGGCTATGAAAACAACCAAAAAAATGCATATTAACAAAAAAAGTGAATATTTGATTTcgttgaaaaataaagagaattaggggaAAATTAGGGGAAGGGATTAAGGGGAAGAGTGAGAGCTGACCATTGTGCGTGAAAAGAGGTTTGAATTGATGTCGAAGATGGCTACGTGCAAATTGCAATGTGTAGATGATATTGGAAGAAAGATTAATGAAGAGAAAGGGATTTAAGACATATTACAATAAGCATTAACATGAATCACATAAACCAGGTTGTACATCTGGAAGTAAATCAAACTCAATGTTAAGATAGATTTTACAACTACAAGTCATGTATATTTGAGAGAAAAGGATTTTTCTGAAGGGTTTTTAGATAGGTTATTTTTGTGGGTACTGGATTTATTGGGTGGGTTAAATGGGTAATGGACGGGTATTTGAATTTCGGGTTAATTATTTGGTCAAATCGGGTTGAGCCGTAGGATTCCCACCAATACCAAATAAGTCTTCCGTTATAGTAAGGGGTAAACGTGCACTTTTTTTGGACGACAGGGGCACTAATGAAGAAAAAGTATGATGATGGGTATCTGTATATCATTTATGATAATTCGAGGGAATAATTGTCATTTTTTCCCAACTTTAAAAGACAAGACATCAGAAACCTTTTTATTTaacaacattagccttttaaaataaaatcttaccAAATACTCAACATTGAGCTCAAAGTTTGAAACACCCTTTTTAAAACTCAAACAGAAAATACTCGGGGTTGATAACGGGAGGGGAAAACGGTAAATTCACGAAACATTCCAAAAATGGCCAACCAGATCATTACAAAacttgaggggtatatcagactcttttctttatttttaaatatattttttcttaataacaATTTGTATTGGACACATGTTTATTCTATATCATTCGAAAAGATTAAGAAGTACaaacattttttgttttattaaaaataatttgttgttATCGAGATGAAATTAGTAATGGGGTTACGCATCTACATTAATACCTAAAATGTACATGTTggtattctattttaattgataaatgagattaaaaagtaaaaattgttattttctacttatatattagttaaagttattttaaaagaaaataactaagaataagaTTCTTTCaaagtaatatatttattttaaaaataaatatgttcaaaaagaaaagaaataatacatTTAGTACGAAAAGAGAATTTTGacacataaaataacaataGGGACATTTTTTTAAACCAAACTATGGTAGGGGCATTATTAGACCAAATTATTGACGGCATGGACATCTTTAGAGCAAAgtatttaattatgatatttatgttaaatttcACATACTTCAAAGGTTTTTATTTGACCCTTTATAACTAATATTAGAGAATTGTAGGGACTAActgattttataaaatatttctcatatgtagtcataatttattaaatgcaGAAATGTTAGTGATTGGATCACATTAAATCATTGATACACAAATTGTCATATTTAAGTAATTATCAGTTACTTTGTAGTTTAGTCACTTTATTGAATGCAGAAATGCTAGAGATTAGAtctaatttttcatttataagaaaattgtgatattcaagtaattttcATTTACTAGCGTTGCTATTTAAAGGTGTTTCATTTCCACCTTTTACACAAAACTCTTAACAATCATCTATCCTTAGATCCTTGATtgactatttttgttttttgtataGAAGTTGCAAGTAGTATTAGAATGAGTAGTAGGCAACGCAAATTGTTTCTCACATACTACTCAATACATGCAGGCGAAAAGGTTTTCTTCCATAATGATTGTAAGAGTTAAAAAGTTTTCGCAACTGTCGTTTTTCACGATCAGAGCCTACACCTCTAACGTGGACGAAGCTCGAGAATCATTGCTGGTCCCCAAGAGAACCCTCATCTTCTCTGACTAcaagtagaaaattaattcaAGCATACAAAGCTTAAAACGAAATCACTTATTGAGACTCAAATACAAATCTTTAACTCAAATGAATaactatgaataaaaataatatatccaaCTCGccataaaataagtaatttaagtctttaaaatatttaacaaaataaatgatatagACTTCTCAACTGtattgactatctatgaagcctctacttAAATGACAAAGATGAAAGTCAGGGCAAGACCCACAAAATCCTGAATaaactaaaaagtaaatgatATTCTGTAGAAGCAAGGAGATACACCATAGCGAACTCGAACTCCATATGGTTACAATAAAGCTCCTGTTGATGACCGTGTATATCTTtatctgcatcatgaaacgatGAAGGCCAAATGACTCAATACGTGGAATGTACGAACATCTAAGGGgattataaaacataaatataacattGAACTCGACGAAAAGGTGTCATACTTGTATCCTCTCAACTCACTCTCTAAGCTCAACTCAAAAATAAGATACACAACTCAAAGATAAGATATTCAGAGGTATACNaaacgactaaacaggtcgttacaccaaCTCGccataaaataagtaatttaagtctttaaaatatttaacaaaataaatgatatagACTTCTCAACTGtattgactatctatgaagcctctacttAAATGACAAAGATGAAAGTCAGGGCAAGACCCACAAAATcctgaataaaataaaaagtaaatgatatTCTGTAGAAGCAAGGAGATACACCATAGCGAACTCGAACTCCATATGTTTACAATAAAGCTCCTGTTGATGACCATGTATATCTTTAGCTGCATCATGaaacgatgcaggccaaatgactCAATACGTGGAATGTACAAACATCTAAGGGgattataaaacataaatataacattGAACTCGACGAAAAGGTGTCATACTTGTATCCTCTAAACTCACTCTCTAAGCTCAACTCAaaaataagatactcaactcaaagataagATATTCATAGGTATACTCAAGGATACTCAAAACTActcaacttactcaactcaTAATCAGTCaaggataagatactcaacttagtAATTGTAAGGTTCTTAACTCAGTGAAATGgggctcaactcaagaataaggTACTCGACTCAATGAAATACAGTTCAACTGAAGATACTCAACTATGGATACTCCACTTATGATAGAGCAACAATAAAAGATGCATTATATGGAgaactcttatatatatataatataaatctgTGGGAGTTTTTCTAACCAACAACTATCACTATAAGCTATGTGTTGATACAATGCAACTTCTCCGGGGGGGACCTACCTGGAGCTTAGGGGGTTCACCCGAACCCCCTCATCAAAATTACAATGTATATATAAGGTAGACTTAAGAATTTTAGTGTATAGATAGTAAAATGAACCCCCTCAACAACCAAAAGAAGAGCGTGAGTCGCTGGAAAAGGGGGTTCATTTCTAAACTGCACATTTCGAGTTTGGTTCTAGGTGTGTGCAAGAagattcaacattttttttcttttaaaaggcTGAGATGGGCTGAGCTTTCTTCTTAGAATGCCCAATAAAAAGGCCTCATTATTTTTGGATTCAATCTAaaactatattattttcttttatttctatttttctttttatgttatatatttttctcatttttctttatttaaatttatcagccacatttttcatatttttatctttaattctTCTTATTTATATTGCTTATTTTGTTTCTACATAACTTTCTTCTCATTTACTAACTTAAAGAAACAGTCTGAAAAAATGATGAattgttattaaatttaatattgaatTAGAAAACTAttgtataaaataaagtaaattaagATTAATTGAATGGAAAACTTGAAAAGTTgtgaatattattttaataaaatctatttaattgatttttttcttaattccaTTGTATCTCTTTCTTACTATTATCAAGTCAATTATAAAGAgattaaaactaaactaaatttattttattggttcaaaatttatttttttaacaaatgaaTAACCTagtaaattgaattaaaatgaactaaaaaatCGACGATGTCATTTATTTATCTTCGGATATGCACTATGATATTAGTAACTTGGTCTTTACACCTTTCTAATGAATcttgattattttaaagtaaCATGCGTATGATTATATGggcattaattcaaaatttagaaaaaaaaaatctaaaaattagaatactgcaaaataaaaggaaagacaTTAGAAAATCTAAATGCTCGATGGATCAGGGTAAAAGTAGGAAGAACTTAAACACAACATGACAATATAAGTTAAATTCGTGGGATTAATAGTAAAATTTTCCTCCCATTCCACTTGGTTTTTCATCTTGTAACTTTTACGTGTTTGCTTTTTTATACTTCGAACCCACTCAACAAAAATTCTAGATCCGCCACTGAACCTTTCGCCCACGCTAACAGAACTGTCGTATAACTTGCCGGAGTATAAAACCTCTCAACTATGTGGATctactagtctatgctaaaaagcactaaggaatcattagtatgaccctttctacctacgttggctacatggtttatggagacttgagttatctaAACTCATCTCTGTATAtgtactcaatactactcctaaaaatatacttagtttatattttcaaaaaaatattttgagattattactcaaaagtctttctcttaaaagagatgtTACTCAAAACTCtattggaaatctcagtttcctcctcttttaaatgtgaaaacatatACTCTTAGGAATACTTAGATTCCATATATCATGAAATTGAACTCGACGCTACTCTTTCTCAACTCAAGTACTAAAGTCTTAAaacaattttagaaaaacattgTAAAGGACTTCTCATAATAAAAGTTCATGCCAAATTATGGACGTGAAGGACTCACATTAATGTTTTCAATAACCATAACTAGAACTCAATACTCGAGACGCAAAATCTCAAAACTCAAGAACTTTAATGGTAATACTCGTTTAAAAAATGCTCGGTTcagagggttcatgcggaattatgggcatggATTACTCAACCCGATGACTCAAAGATACTTCTCATCTCAAGACTACTcaacttatagggttcatgcggaattatgggcatgaactactCTACTCAAAGACTTGATGGATAACAAATCTGACAGACCATACTCTACATTATAGAATTGATGGAATCGACAAAATTCCATTCTGAGACTTGAAACTCCAAAAGACAACGAAAaccttttttctttaaaacaacattagccttttaAACTCAAATTTTACCAAATTCTCAACTTTAAAATCAAAGTTTGAAACCAATTTTCATAACCCAAACACAAAATACGCGGGGTCGATAACGAGAGGGCAAATaggtaaattcaagaaatattcaaaaaaaagaCCGACCAGGTCATTaccaaagttgaggggtatatcaaatcatattccctttatttttgaaatacatTCTTTTCCTAATAGCCATTTTTATGGGAACATGTATATCCTATATCGATTCAAAAAAGATTAAGAAATACAAATATTCTctatggtggagacctcgtctaaatactccgccatagttttcgtgcctttggtaattgtgtggagacgatcacgcaattgaaaaatatgagagtggaaattgatgcatagcgtgttgcgagggccgtccacagggttgaagcagttgtgtaggatcggacgtgtttctgaaccatggaagagatgaccgcaatcaaacatgatcggatctggccatccacggctttccaggcggcatgggccggattggttttttctgatttgtccgtggcggtgatgactgccggcggcggttctgtgcttccatcgacgtatttgagaaggtaattggcctcaagggctgtaagaacggtgattttccatgtaaggtaatttatgtctgataatttttcgggaatcagggcatgagatgcctgagaaggagtttaacgccagaaggaagtgaatcgagaggatccacctcggttgtcatggccgccgccgcccaagagaagagatggaacgatcggtgccctaaagagagaaaaaaaaaactagagaaaaaaagatctaggttttctggctctgatatcatgaaggaatattgattgtattgaagtgttaacctaatatgggaatacatgggagatatatataggagatataggaaggagtactaatcctaataggactaggattaaggagtactaatcctaataggactaggattagtacacagtaaatactaatattatttaatactatttatttaatactatctgttattactctattttattaGAATTGTTTTTAGTGGTTATCGAAATTAAATTAGCAATGCGGTTATTGATCTATATTATTAGCTAAAATGTAAATGTTTTTATTCGATTTTAAATGGTAAAAGAgattaaaaagaacaaaatgttattttctactaatgtattaattaaagtaattttaaaggaaaataaacaagaataaAATCCTATAAAAGTGatagttttattagaaataacaaagagcaacttatatatatataactacaTTTATAGGGTTAATGAATACCAATAGCAATAATTATGTTATTTGCAATAAATGACTACAATTTATATCATGTTTTTGTTGTATctttgtattgttttttttatttttttatttatacattaataCATCTTTAAGTACAACAAACTAAATAAGGaattgactctaaaaataactCACTAACCTTACATTAAATCATACAATGAGCAAATTCccataatt
This portion of the Solanum pennellii chromosome 12, SPENNV200 genome encodes:
- the LOC107006443 gene encoding uncharacterized protein LOC107006443, with protein sequence MSSRQRKKFFSEEIIIKILNGLPLKSLARCSSVSKNWRKYIAEIYRSRLQWPKPYLFGFFCEEKRLRSRFFFSSKESPLLIGNSLDESVDFIGERVYIVASSNGFLLCNKLRSRQRVYYVYNPATRQRFDLPRTQISMKDPIVGCIVKETDESVSFTIVRYEVTSPVSRIKFRFQYSLTIESYSSETKEWTANSLIEDVPFPLYPSRDEISSSSAGVLDGVFFWLDNYGQWMTVYDSVNKDFRALELPERRTVIYPGYCCLGLSGGKICLASTGWTTITCWQLNNFPSRDAVWVRKYAVNVASVVEKCEQDFGLGGGSSLDRELRNMIFHPALSHMLYLQIRSMVISYDLEINTAEFVYDFGEAWRKTIHYKLFSYEWPQWPRLQ